The following are encoded in a window of Salinigranum halophilum genomic DNA:
- a CDS encoding alpha/beta fold hydrolase has protein sequence MVYLETPDGVPLYYEEHGEGETLLLVHGWTCNAEYWWQKNVPALAESHHVVALDLRGHGLSGKTDDGHTLAQYARDVRHLVESLDLEDVTLVGWSMGTHIALRYFEQFGDADVRAFGFVDMSPYWHVDGGWEYPLFGEFSPEAVTGVVEALRTDRAGFVKGQLLPAFFVEQPSDTTVDEMYAEMLKTPTSVAVSMLEEMAAADFRELVGEVDVPTLLLYGGQSAIFPGPLGEWMHEQMPASELVTFAESSHCPFWEEPERFNRELGDFVSGLTGRDVGVAGAP, from the coding sequence ATGGTGTACCTTGAGACACCGGACGGCGTCCCGCTGTACTACGAAGAACACGGGGAGGGGGAGACACTGCTTCTGGTACACGGGTGGACGTGTAACGCCGAATACTGGTGGCAGAAGAACGTCCCGGCGCTCGCGGAGTCACATCACGTGGTCGCGCTCGACCTCCGGGGTCACGGTCTCTCGGGAAAGACCGACGACGGGCACACACTGGCGCAGTACGCGCGCGACGTCCGTCATCTCGTCGAGTCGCTCGACCTGGAGGACGTGACCCTGGTCGGCTGGTCGATGGGGACGCACATCGCACTGCGTTACTTCGAGCAGTTCGGGGACGCGGACGTCCGCGCGTTCGGCTTCGTTGACATGAGTCCGTACTGGCACGTCGACGGTGGGTGGGAGTACCCGCTGTTCGGCGAGTTCTCGCCCGAGGCGGTGACGGGGGTCGTCGAGGCGCTCCGGACCGACCGTGCGGGATTCGTGAAGGGACAGCTCCTTCCGGCGTTCTTCGTCGAACAGCCGTCGGATACGACCGTCGACGAGATGTACGCGGAGATGCTGAAGACGCCGACGTCGGTGGCGGTGTCCATGTTGGAAGAGATGGCGGCCGCGGACTTTCGGGAACTGGTGGGCGAGGTCGACGTGCCGACGCTCCTCCTCTACGGCGGACAGAGCGCGATATTCCCGGGCCCACTCGGCGAGTGGATGCACGAGCAGATGCCGGCGTCGGAACTGGTGACCTTCGCGGAGAGCAGTCACTGTCCGTTCTGGGAGGAACCAGAGCGGTTCAACCGTGAACTCGGCGACTTCGTCTCCGGACTCACTGGACGGGACGTGGGCGTCGCTGGCGCGCCGTAG
- a CDS encoding DUF2309 domain-containing protein translates to MSTETEIHDSIERAATSVGPVWPLHSFVTANPLAGFESRPFHEAVRMGGRLFGGHGYPSADVFRRAWESGQIDPDILAAELADHGYTNDPDALLTRMASAEAEAEAEAEAEDGADDERDETPEDRVDQVLTKWLAAFLDEGQADWPMPNREQGFYHAVRTLARYDGELPDRAAFGSLPDDPVDALERLLSDHPKAEWEHVFEYHLAALPGWTGLVRQRVANGGAWQSSYPITLAGYLAVRLALADGFGSPLAPPEGADTEATARAAVDSASDEGDDGDDTVPLPEVWLTAWETTYREELVAAVTDEAEADTEDADRPAAQLVFCIDTRSEVIRRHVEAAGPYETHGYAGFFGIPMQYKGYDADVAVDACPPIVDATHRITNRPAGDAACTRDDYEGWRRLREAGRKALKDLTSNAVTAFSFVESAGAGYGAALAARTLLPARVADALEAADRAPGEHEFCEPSVAYNPDAHGPLREGLTVDEQVEYAATAFELMGWTEFARVVVFTGHASETANNPFESSLDCGACAGNPGGPNARVLAAICNDEAVREALRDRGFDIPADTVFVAGEHNTTTDEVTLYDRSVPQSHEADIERLRESLATARTAAAAERMGSADDDPSTGVRETERRAADWAETRPEWGLAGNASFVVGPRDLTADLHLDGRSFLHSYDPAEDQGGAALESIMTGPMVVTQWINTQYYFASVDNAVYGSGSKVTQNPVGNVGVYQGNGGDLMTGLPLQSLLAADDVPYHQPLRLSVVLYAPVDRVTEVLDRHAHLAGLAANGWLSLTVVDPEQDDRAFHYDGELSWVAREPARAAVETEPAPTKPRPVADD, encoded by the coding sequence ATGAGTACTGAGACGGAGATCCACGACAGCATCGAACGGGCGGCAACGAGTGTCGGCCCGGTGTGGCCGCTGCACTCGTTCGTGACCGCCAACCCGCTCGCCGGGTTCGAATCGCGCCCCTTCCACGAGGCCGTTCGGATGGGCGGACGGCTGTTCGGTGGGCACGGCTACCCCAGCGCGGACGTGTTCCGTCGCGCCTGGGAGAGCGGCCAGATCGACCCCGACATCCTGGCGGCCGAGTTGGCCGACCACGGGTACACGAACGACCCCGACGCGCTCTTGACGCGGATGGCGTCGGCAGAGGCAGAGGCAGAGGCGGAGGCGGAGGCGGAGGACGGAGCGGACGACGAACGGGACGAGACCCCCGAGGACCGCGTCGACCAGGTGCTGACGAAGTGGCTGGCCGCGTTCCTCGACGAGGGACAGGCCGACTGGCCGATGCCGAACCGCGAGCAGGGGTTCTACCACGCCGTCCGGACACTCGCCCGCTACGACGGCGAGCTGCCGGACCGGGCCGCGTTCGGCTCCCTCCCCGACGACCCCGTCGACGCGCTCGAACGGCTGCTGTCGGACCATCCGAAAGCGGAGTGGGAGCACGTCTTCGAGTACCACCTCGCCGCCCTTCCCGGATGGACGGGGCTGGTCAGACAACGTGTCGCGAACGGCGGCGCGTGGCAGTCCAGCTATCCGATAACCCTGGCGGGGTATCTGGCCGTCCGCCTGGCGCTAGCAGACGGGTTCGGTTCGCCGCTCGCCCCACCGGAGGGCGCAGACACCGAGGCCACCGCCCGCGCTGCGGTCGACAGCGCCAGTGACGAGGGCGACGACGGGGACGACACCGTCCCGCTCCCCGAGGTCTGGCTCACGGCGTGGGAGACGACCTATCGGGAGGAGCTGGTCGCGGCGGTGACCGACGAGGCCGAGGCGGACACCGAGGACGCCGACAGGCCGGCCGCACAGTTGGTGTTCTGTATCGACACGCGGTCGGAGGTCATCCGCCGGCACGTCGAGGCAGCCGGGCCGTACGAGACCCACGGCTACGCCGGCTTCTTCGGTATCCCGATGCAGTACAAAGGGTACGACGCCGACGTTGCCGTCGACGCGTGTCCGCCAATCGTCGACGCGACGCATCGAATCACGAACCGCCCCGCCGGAGACGCCGCCTGTACGCGGGACGACTACGAGGGCTGGCGGCGCCTCCGTGAGGCGGGCCGGAAGGCGTTGAAGGACCTGACGTCGAACGCCGTGACCGCGTTCAGCTTCGTCGAGAGCGCGGGCGCGGGCTACGGCGCGGCGCTGGCCGCCCGGACACTGCTGCCCGCTCGCGTCGCCGACGCGCTCGAAGCCGCCGACCGGGCACCGGGCGAACACGAGTTCTGCGAACCCTCCGTCGCGTACAACCCGGACGCCCACGGGCCGCTGCGGGAGGGCCTCACGGTCGACGAGCAGGTCGAGTACGCCGCCACCGCCTTCGAACTGATGGGCTGGACGGAGTTCGCCCGCGTCGTCGTCTTCACCGGCCACGCCAGCGAGACGGCGAACAATCCGTTCGAGTCGAGCCTCGACTGCGGCGCCTGCGCCGGCAACCCCGGCGGGCCGAACGCCCGCGTGCTCGCGGCCATCTGTAACGACGAGGCGGTCAGAGAGGCCCTCCGCGACCGCGGGTTCGACATCCCCGCTGACACCGTCTTCGTCGCCGGCGAGCACAACACGACGACGGACGAGGTCACCCTCTACGACCGGAGCGTTCCCCAGAGTCACGAGGCCGATATCGAACGGCTCCGCGAGTCGCTCGCGACGGCGCGCACGGCGGCGGCGGCAGAACGGATGGGGTCGGCGGACGATGACCCCTCCACCGGCGTCCGCGAGACGGAGCGCCGCGCCGCCGACTGGGCGGAGACCCGCCCCGAGTGGGGTCTGGCCGGCAACGCGTCCTTCGTGGTCGGCCCGCGTGACCTCACCGCCGACCTACACCTCGACGGACGGTCGTTCCTCCACTCGTACGACCCCGCCGAAGACCAGGGCGGAGCCGCGCTGGAGTCGATCATGACCGGTCCGATGGTCGTGACGCAGTGGATCAACACCCAGTACTACTTCGCGAGCGTCGACAACGCGGTGTACGGCAGCGGGTCGAAGGTGACGCAGAACCCCGTCGGCAACGTCGGCGTCTATCAGGGCAACGGCGGCGACCTGATGACCGGCCTCCCGCTCCAGTCGTTGCTGGCGGCGGACGACGTCCCGTATCACCAGCCACTGCGGCTGTCGGTCGTGCTCTACGCGCCGGTCGACCGGGTGACCGAGGTGCTCGACCGTCACGCGCACCTCGCCGGACTGGCAGCCAACGGCTGGCTGTCGCTGACGGTCGTCGACCCCGAACAGGACGACAGAGCGTTCCACTACGACGGTGAGCTGTCCTGGGTCGCGCGGGAGCCGGCTCGGGCGGCGGTCGAGACCGAGCCAGCGCCGACGAAGCCGCGCCCGGTCGCCGACGACTGA
- a CDS encoding single-stranded DNA binding protein translates to MGVIEDVYEDVSPDVGFEEFEAAVQEKVEQMGGLADEETAAMLVAHELEDAGGEVSGIADVEPGMDEVKFVAKVVSVGELRTFERDGEDEDGKVVNVEVADETGRIRTALWDEAAEAAVDELEVGQVLRIAGRPKEGYNGVEVNVDRVEPDADTEVDVQVLDTYRVEDLSLGLSDVNLAGRVLATDSIRTFDRDDGSEGRVANVVLGDPTGRVRVTLWDERADLATEFSEGESVEVVDGYVRERDGDLELHVGNRGSIERVDEDIEYVPETAPIGGLEIGQTVDVAGGVIELDEKRTFDRDDGSQGQVRNVRIKDETGDIRVALWGDKADADIDLGQYAVFTDVQVKDGWQDELECSANWRSTVSVLDERPDDAPTHEAPAGAATAETASSAQGQGSLASFDASDASADGSPSASDASAETPTTETDDAGADPAEIEFTGTVVQAGSPVVLDDGTETYSVDTDASLRLGEEVTVRGRVRDGRIDAEDVF, encoded by the coding sequence ATGGGTGTCATCGAGGATGTCTACGAGGACGTCTCGCCCGACGTCGGCTTCGAGGAGTTCGAGGCCGCCGTCCAGGAGAAGGTGGAACAGATGGGGGGCCTCGCAGACGAGGAGACGGCCGCGATGCTCGTCGCCCACGAGCTGGAGGACGCCGGCGGCGAAGTGTCGGGAATCGCCGACGTCGAACCCGGAATGGACGAGGTGAAGTTCGTCGCCAAGGTCGTCAGCGTCGGCGAACTCCGGACGTTCGAGCGTGACGGCGAGGACGAGGACGGCAAGGTCGTGAACGTCGAAGTCGCCGACGAGACCGGCCGTATCCGCACCGCGCTGTGGGACGAGGCCGCCGAGGCCGCCGTCGACGAGCTCGAGGTCGGCCAGGTGCTCCGCATCGCGGGCCGACCCAAGGAGGGGTACAACGGCGTCGAAGTGAACGTCGACCGCGTCGAACCCGACGCCGACACCGAGGTCGACGTGCAGGTGCTCGACACCTACCGGGTGGAGGACCTCTCGCTCGGGCTCTCGGACGTCAACCTCGCCGGGCGCGTCCTCGCGACGGACTCCATCAGAACGTTCGACCGCGACGACGGCTCCGAGGGACGGGTCGCCAACGTCGTGCTCGGTGACCCCACCGGGCGCGTCCGCGTCACACTCTGGGACGAGCGCGCGGACCTCGCGACCGAGTTCTCCGAGGGCGAATCCGTCGAAGTCGTCGACGGCTACGTCCGCGAACGCGACGGCGACCTCGAACTCCACGTCGGCAACCGTGGGAGCATCGAACGCGTCGACGAGGACATCGAGTACGTGCCGGAGACGGCCCCCATCGGCGGGCTGGAAATCGGCCAGACCGTCGACGTCGCCGGCGGCGTCATCGAACTCGACGAGAAGCGGACGTTCGACCGCGACGACGGCTCGCAGGGGCAGGTGCGGAACGTCCGCATCAAGGACGAGACCGGCGACATCCGCGTCGCGCTCTGGGGCGACAAGGCCGACGCCGACATCGACCTCGGGCAGTACGCCGTGTTCACCGACGTCCAGGTCAAAGACGGATGGCAAGACGAGTTGGAGTGCTCGGCCAACTGGCGCTCGACCGTCTCGGTCCTCGACGAGCGACCCGACGACGCCCCGACACACGAGGCACCCGCCGGCGCGGCGACCGCCGAGACCGCGTCCAGCGCGCAGGGACAGGGAAGCCTCGCCTCGTTCGACGCGTCGGACGCCTCCGCCGATGGCTCTCCGTCCGCGTCGGACGCCTCGGCCGAGACCCCCACGACCGAGACGGACGACGCCGGTGCCGACCCCGCCGAGATCGAGTTCACCGGGACCGTCGTCCAGGCCGGCAGTCCGGTGGTACTCGACGACGGCACGGAGACGTACAGCGTCGACACCGACGCCAGCCTCCGTCTCGGCGAGGAGGTCACCGTCCGCGGTCGCGTCCGTGACGGGCGCATCGACGCCGAAGACGTCTTCTGA
- the azf gene encoding NAD-dependent glucose-6-phosphate dehydrogenase Azf produces the protein MDKPVLLTGAGGRVGQAILGHLGDRYHWRLLDREPLSSDKIPETVSDADVFVADVTDDYAVRNAVDGVGAVIHLAGDPRPEAPWDSVLRNNIDGTQTMLEAAAGAGVEKFAFASSNHAVGAYETEDRTPDMYRTDDQFRLDGSELPRPGNLYGVSKAAGETLGRYYHDQSGMSVVCVRIGNLTRGHPPRNYERGQAMWLSYRDCAHLFDRCLQADYAYEVVYGISDNDRKYYSIERAKTVLGYDPRDNSADYHDDGTPKEHLAE, from the coding sequence ATGGACAAGCCGGTTCTCTTGACAGGGGCGGGCGGTCGCGTCGGGCAGGCCATCCTCGGCCACCTCGGCGACCGCTACCACTGGCGACTGCTCGACCGCGAACCCCTGTCGAGCGACAAGATTCCCGAAACCGTGTCGGATGCCGACGTGTTCGTCGCTGACGTCACGGATGACTACGCCGTCAGGAACGCGGTCGACGGCGTCGGTGCAGTCATCCACCTCGCGGGTGACCCCCGGCCCGAGGCGCCGTGGGACTCCGTCCTTCGGAACAACATCGACGGGACGCAGACGATGCTCGAAGCGGCCGCCGGTGCCGGCGTCGAGAAGTTCGCCTTCGCCTCCTCGAACCACGCCGTCGGCGCGTACGAGACGGAAGACCGCACCCCAGACATGTACCGAACCGACGACCAGTTCCGCCTCGACGGCTCCGAACTCCCCCGACCGGGGAACCTCTACGGCGTCTCGAAGGCTGCCGGCGAGACGCTCGGACGCTACTACCACGACCAGTCGGGGATGAGCGTGGTCTGCGTCCGCATCGGCAACCTCACCCGCGGGCACCCACCGCGGAACTACGAGCGCGGCCAGGCGATGTGGCTCTCGTACCGCGACTGCGCTCACCTTTTCGACCGCTGTCTGCAGGCTGACTACGCGTACGAGGTCGTCTACGGTATCTCGGACAACGACCGGAAGTACTACTCCATCGAGCGCGCGAAGACGGTGCTGGGGTACGACCCACGGGACAACTCCGCGGACTACCACGACGACGGCACGCCGAAAGAACACCTCGCGGAGTAG
- a CDS encoding dihydroneopterin aldolase family protein, with product MATDAEQACFEAGIKFGSLYHQFAGTPVSPRSIDSLERAMEESIENQPYCVAVTVDIHEERVAAAIDHENDYTELTGSLMDVEMRIEYRASVVRTRMEMEDGYPLMKLVSVE from the coding sequence ATGGCTACCGACGCGGAGCAGGCGTGTTTCGAGGCCGGCATCAAGTTCGGGTCGCTCTATCACCAGTTCGCCGGGACGCCGGTCTCGCCGCGGAGTATCGACAGCCTCGAACGGGCGATGGAGGAGTCGATCGAGAACCAGCCGTACTGCGTCGCCGTCACCGTCGACATCCACGAGGAGCGCGTCGCCGCCGCCATCGACCACGAGAACGACTACACCGAGCTCACGGGGAGCCTGATGGACGTCGAGATGCGCATCGAGTACCGGGCGTCGGTGGTCCGAACGCGGATGGAGATGGAAGACGGGTACCCGCTCATGAAGCTCGTCTCCGTCGAGTGA
- a CDS encoding histone deacetylase family protein, with protein sequence MQFGYSETCLEHDTGDRHPETPDRLRAIRRALAKRHGVDYVESQPVEQARLEAVHDADYIAEIKEFCEDGGGNWDPDTVASGSTWEATLASAGLAEWAAREAVAGADGRETPFALGRPPGHHAVEDDAMGFCFVNNAAVAAQALLDDGEADRVAIFDWDVHHGNGTQDIFYERGDVFYASFHEDGLYPGTGKVSETGEGAGEGTNLNVPLAAGAGDGDYLYAVDETLAPALERFDPDLLIVSAGFDAHRHDPISRMRVSTEGYALLTDRVRDVADASNAGLSFVLEGGYGLDTLSDGVATVHETFDGRRPIDPDEGPNEKTELLVEDVRDAFDL encoded by the coding sequence ATGCAGTTCGGCTACAGCGAGACCTGTCTCGAACACGACACGGGGGACCGACACCCGGAGACGCCGGACCGCCTGCGCGCCATCCGGCGCGCGCTCGCGAAGCGCCACGGCGTCGACTACGTCGAGTCGCAACCCGTCGAACAGGCGCGCCTCGAAGCCGTCCACGACGCCGACTACATCGCCGAAATCAAGGAGTTCTGTGAGGACGGCGGCGGCAACTGGGACCCCGACACCGTCGCGAGCGGGTCGACCTGGGAGGCGACGCTCGCGAGCGCCGGCCTCGCCGAGTGGGCCGCCCGCGAGGCCGTCGCCGGCGCCGACGGCCGCGAGACGCCCTTCGCGCTCGGCCGCCCCCCGGGACACCACGCCGTCGAGGACGATGCGATGGGCTTCTGTTTCGTCAACAACGCAGCCGTCGCCGCCCAGGCACTTCTCGACGACGGCGAGGCCGACCGCGTCGCCATCTTCGACTGGGACGTCCACCACGGCAACGGGACGCAGGACATCTTCTACGAGCGCGGCGACGTCTTCTACGCCTCGTTCCACGAGGACGGCCTCTACCCCGGCACCGGAAAGGTATCCGAGACGGGCGAGGGTGCGGGCGAAGGGACGAACCTCAACGTTCCGCTCGCCGCGGGCGCGGGTGACGGCGACTACCTCTACGCTGTCGACGAGACGCTCGCGCCCGCTCTCGAGCGGTTCGACCCGGACCTCCTCATCGTCAGCGCCGGCTTCGACGCCCACCGCCACGACCCCATCTCGCGGATGCGCGTCTCGACCGAGGGCTACGCCCTCCTCACCGACCGCGTCCGCGACGTCGCCGACGCCTCGAACGCCGGCCTCTCGTTCGTCCTCGAAGGCGGCTACGGGCTCGACACGCTCTCCGACGGGGTCGCCACGGTCCACGAGACGTTCGACGGCCGCCGGCCCATCGACCCCGACGAGGGACCGAACGAGAAGACGGAACTCCTCGTCGAGGACGTCCGCGACGCGTTCGACCTCTGA
- the cca gene encoding CCA tRNA nucleotidyltransferase — protein MTELEDVVATVDEQVRPDAAERERLAAAVDTLTERVAHALAESDIPAEVVAATDVLQVGSTARGTWLSGDRDIDLFVRFPSTIDREALETYGLVVGRAVLPEGHEEYAEHPYVTGTFDGFDVDLVPCYDVDDASKTQSAVDRTPFHNAYLTARITDDLARDVRVFKRFLKGVGAYGSNLRTRGFSGYLTELLVLEYGGVVALLEAAADWHPPVEFDPEGHGTRDHDDPLVVVDPTDPARNVAAVCSATNVARLQHYARDLVDQPRTDRFFERDPAPLTEDAVRAHLQRRETTPLAVKFDAPDLVDDQLYPQLTKSLGGIGRELDSLGFGVLRSAAFADAHAVLLFEVETRTLPAVARHEGPPVHVRAHAEGFFEAYADDEDVYGPFIEGDRYVVERPRGWTDARAFLASDAVLDVALGKHVESTLETGYDVLAGDAVATLAEEFGTELARYFEPRP, from the coding sequence ATGACCGAACTCGAGGACGTCGTCGCTACCGTCGACGAGCAGGTGCGACCCGACGCGGCCGAACGGGAGCGACTCGCGGCCGCGGTCGACACGCTCACAGAGCGGGTCGCGCACGCCCTCGCGGAGTCCGACATCCCGGCCGAGGTCGTAGCCGCGACCGACGTGCTCCAGGTGGGGTCGACGGCGCGCGGGACGTGGCTGTCCGGCGACCGCGACATCGACCTGTTCGTCCGGTTCCCGTCGACCATCGACCGCGAGGCGCTGGAGACGTACGGCCTCGTCGTGGGGAGGGCCGTCCTCCCCGAGGGCCACGAGGAGTACGCCGAACACCCGTACGTCACGGGCACGTTCGACGGCTTCGACGTCGACCTGGTCCCGTGTTACGACGTCGACGACGCCTCGAAGACGCAGTCGGCCGTCGACCGGACGCCGTTTCACAACGCCTATCTGACCGCGCGCATCACCGACGACCTCGCCCGGGACGTCCGCGTGTTCAAGCGCTTTCTCAAGGGCGTCGGCGCGTACGGCTCGAACCTGCGAACCAGGGGATTCTCCGGCTATCTCACGGAGCTTCTCGTCTTGGAGTACGGCGGTGTCGTGGCCCTCCTGGAGGCCGCGGCAGACTGGCACCCACCCGTCGAGTTCGACCCCGAGGGACACGGCACCCGCGACCACGACGACCCACTCGTGGTCGTCGACCCGACCGACCCCGCGCGGAACGTCGCCGCGGTCTGCTCGGCCACGAACGTGGCCCGCCTCCAGCACTACGCCCGCGACCTCGTCGACCAGCCGCGGACGGACCGCTTCTTCGAGCGCGACCCTGCGCCGCTCACCGAAGACGCGGTTCGTGCCCACCTCCAGCGGCGGGAGACGACCCCGCTCGCCGTCAAGTTCGACGCGCCGGACCTCGTCGACGACCAGCTGTACCCCCAGCTGACGAAGTCGCTGGGCGGAATCGGACGCGAACTCGACAGCCTCGGCTTCGGCGTCCTCAGGAGCGCGGCGTTCGCCGACGCGCACGCGGTGCTCCTGTTCGAGGTCGAGACACGAACGCTCCCCGCGGTGGCGCGACACGAAGGGCCACCGGTTCACGTCCGGGCGCACGCGGAGGGGTTCTTCGAGGCGTACGCGGACGACGAGGACGTGTACGGCCCGTTCATCGAGGGGGACCGGTACGTGGTCGAGCGTCCTCGGGGGTGGACGGACGCTCGCGCGTTCCTCGCGAGCGACGCGGTGTTGGACGTGGCTCTCGGCAAACACGTCGAGTCGACGCTCGAGACGGGCTACGACGTCCTCGCCGGCGACGCGGTGGCGACGCTGGCCGAGGAGTTCGGCACCGAGTTGGCGCGGTACTTCGAGCCGCGGCCCTGA
- a CDS encoding DUF7564 family protein: protein MVARHTRRTGRRGPGGCVCIDCGTRYLVTNTYKGNYCPACHETWVARHRGDDSTTPPSPRLGPSRRPVVEADEDPDDETNGTDDPDDTYASA from the coding sequence GTGGTAGCACGTCACACTCGCCGCACCGGCCGGCGCGGCCCCGGCGGTTGCGTCTGCATCGACTGCGGGACCCGCTACCTGGTCACGAACACGTACAAGGGCAACTACTGTCCGGCGTGTCACGAGACGTGGGTCGCCCGGCACCGGGGCGACGACTCCACGACACCGCCGTCACCGCGGCTCGGTCCCTCCCGTCGTCCGGTGGTCGAAGCCGACGAGGACCCCGACGACGAGACCAACGGGACCGACGACCCCGACGACACGTACGCTTCGGCGTGA
- a CDS encoding histone produces the protein MSVELPFAPVDSIIRRNAGELRVSADAAEELARRIQEHGSTLAIDAAERATTDGRKTLMASDFDVEQVVDRGTLELPVAPVDRIARLQIDDRYRVSMEARIALADVLEDYADNVAAAAAILARHADRRTIQAEDIETYFALFT, from the coding sequence ATGAGTGTCGAGCTCCCGTTCGCCCCAGTCGACTCCATCATCCGACGGAACGCGGGTGAGCTTCGGGTGAGCGCCGATGCCGCGGAGGAACTCGCTCGGCGCATCCAAGAGCACGGGTCGACGCTGGCCATCGACGCGGCCGAGCGCGCGACGACGGACGGCCGGAAGACGTTGATGGCCTCGGATTTCGACGTCGAACAGGTCGTCGACCGGGGGACGCTCGAACTCCCCGTCGCGCCCGTCGACCGCATCGCCCGCCTCCAGATCGACGACCGGTACCGGGTGTCGATGGAGGCGCGCATCGCCCTGGCCGACGTGCTCGAGGACTACGCCGACAACGTCGCGGCGGCGGCAGCCATCCTGGCTCGTCACGCCGACCGCCGAACCATCCAGGCGGAGGACATCGAGACGTACTTCGCCCTCTTCACGTAG
- a CDS encoding DUF309 domain-containing protein, with translation MEHALTAGVAVYNAGEHHAAHDAWEATWLELERGTAEERFLHGLIQFTAVVYHGRRRNWSGARKLATSAGEYLEGLNPEYRGVDLATVRTYLSRVAADPESTERASPPGLRYEGERLTAETLSLDALAIAADVVAEEYGFDEEVLARAVDYARAEEATARSQFRSLVVDFVGTPERRNLVYTRLRDHVRRRRREETDVEGLFE, from the coding sequence ATAGAGCACGCGCTGACCGCTGGCGTCGCCGTCTACAACGCCGGGGAGCATCACGCGGCCCACGACGCCTGGGAGGCGACGTGGCTCGAACTGGAGCGGGGGACAGCGGAGGAGCGGTTCCTCCACGGCCTGATCCAGTTCACCGCCGTCGTCTACCACGGTCGGCGGCGCAACTGGAGCGGGGCGCGAAAACTCGCAACGTCGGCGGGAGAGTACCTCGAAGGACTGAACCCGGAGTACCGCGGGGTGGACCTCGCGACGGTCCGAACGTACCTCTCGCGCGTCGCGGCCGACCCCGAGTCCACGGAGCGTGCGTCGCCACCGGGACTCCGCTACGAGGGGGAACGACTCACCGCCGAGACCCTCTCACTCGACGCGCTCGCGATCGCGGCCGACGTCGTCGCGGAGGAGTACGGCTTCGACGAGGAGGTGCTGGCGCGGGCGGTCGACTACGCCCGTGCGGAGGAAGCGACCGCCCGGTCACAGTTCCGAAGTCTCGTCGTCGACTTCGTCGGAACCCCCGAACGGCGCAACCTCGTCTACACTCGACTCCGCGACCACGTCCGGCGGCGGCGACGAGAAGAGACCGACGTCGAGGGGTTGTTCGAGTGA
- a CDS encoding DUF5790 family protein yields MSSQAQLGDDDLFGEAAAEMREDVEAHLDAARAELPAPDDVWETDADNVLGVLNGLKSSLDVGDATEELRQAKKWYVIGSRADAFEDAEDLEEEIETLEALIETVTEAREQVAELTGVMPQLRGALEDAAEIEEEEEEEEE; encoded by the coding sequence ATGAGCAGTCAGGCCCAGCTCGGCGACGACGACCTGTTCGGCGAAGCCGCGGCGGAGATGCGCGAGGACGTCGAAGCACACCTCGACGCGGCACGCGCGGAGCTTCCCGCCCCCGACGACGTCTGGGAGACCGACGCGGACAACGTGCTCGGCGTCCTCAACGGACTGAAGTCGTCGCTCGACGTCGGCGACGCCACCGAGGAACTCCGACAGGCCAAGAAGTGGTACGTCATCGGCTCTCGCGCCGACGCCTTCGAGGACGCGGAAGATCTAGAAGAGGAGATAGAGACGCTCGAGGCGCTCATCGAGACGGTCACCGAGGCGCGCGAGCAGGTCGCCGAGTTGACCGGCGTGATGCCACAACTGCGGGGCGCGCTCGAGGACGCGGCCGAGATCGAAGAAGAGGAAGAAGAGGAAGAAGAGTAA